The Candidatus Effluviviaceae Genus V sp. genome segment CCGACACAGCGTGAAAGACGGAGTGATGGATGGCGTCGGCGATAGTCGCGAAGTCTTCCCTCGTGGCCACGAAGAGCAGGAGCGCCCCGGTGCCCTCCACCAGGAAGGTCACACCGATCATCACACGCAGCGTCTTGCCGATCCGTCCGACGCTCTCGAAGGACAGCATGCCGCGCAGCACGAGGCTCTCGCGGACGCCGAGGCCCCGTCTCAGCACGATGGCGAAGAAGGCCGTCAGCGTGATGAGCCCGAGGCCACCGATCTGGATGAGCGTCAGCATGACTCCCTGACCGAACTGGGTGAAGAAGCTGCCCGTGTCGACGACGATGAGTCCCGTCACACACACGGCCGAGGTCGCAGAGAAGACGGCGTCGATCAGCTCGATCCGGTTCTCCCCCGTCGCCCGCGGCGTCAGGAGCAGCATCGTGCCGACGAGGATGATGATGAGGAAGGAGAGGAACACGGTCCTCGCCGGATGCAGTCTGTACGAGGCGACCTTCCGGTTCGCCCGGACGGTCTGCACGATGATCATCGCGACGAGGTAGAGTTGGAGAACGATGATGTAGCCCTTCGCGAGGGAGAAGACGCTCCTGGCCTCGAGAAAGGCCGGCAGGAGGCCCTGTCCCTGGAAATGGGCGACGACGAGGAACTGCGAGACGAGCAGCACCGCGATGGCCAGACCCGGCCACCGCGAGACGATGAAGGAGACCTTCTCCCGGGCAAGGACGAACCGGATGACGGCGTCGGCGAGGAACGCGACGACGATGGCCAGGTCGATCGCGTGGAGCAGGCGCTCCTGGCTCGTGCCGAGGTAGAACCCGTATTCGAGCACGAGCGAGACGACCGCCAGGGCGGCCACCAGGAACATGGCTCTCGAGAGCCACTGCAGGAATCTCTCGCGCGTCATGCACGCTCCACCGATGTCTGCACCGAGGTACCACACGGACGGGGTGAGGATAAAGACGGTCGGCGGAGCGTGTCAACTCGAAACCCCGCGAGGCGCGGGCAGTTGGCGCGACGGCGCCCGGTCCTCGGAGGCCCGCTTCCACGGCCGGAGCCACTTCTCACGCCTCCGCCTGTTGCTCGCTCAGCGCGTCCCCCTCCCGGGGTAAGCGACATCGAACCGTCTCCGGTAGTAAACGCGCGATGAGAGGACGACGATCGCCAGAAGAACGAGCAGGTAAGGGTCGAAGAAAGCGGCGACGAGAACGTAGGCCGCGACCGTCCACTGACTGGCGAGCACGCGGGCGGCGCGGCTGCGTCGAAGCTGAGCCTGCAGGAGGAGCCCGAACCCCGCGAGCGCCGCGACGAGTCCTGCGGCGTCGGCCGACAGGGCCGCGAACGCGACGGCGCCGCTCATCAACCCGAGAGCGACGAGCCCGGTCCTCCGCGCGCCGAGGGCGACGCCTATCGTGTTCAGGCCCTCGGCCCGGTCGCCCTCGACATCGGGGATCGTCGTCGAGGCGATGAGACCGGCCACGGCCGCTGCGTACCCCGCCGTCTCGAGCAGAGGAAAGGCCCCCGGCTCGACCCACGCGACCTCCGGCGCGACGGCGAACCACCCGACGACCGTCGACACGGCACCGAAGCCCAGTCCGTTCCACGCGATGTCGAACCACGGGCGGGCCTTCGCTCTGATTGGCGGCGTCGAGTAGGTGACGTTGAGAACGAGCGCCGCGAGAACGGCCCACCGAACGCCCGGGGGCAGCCAGAGCGTCAGGACGCCGGCGACGGCCCACAGGATGATCATGAGCGTCGCTGCGCGGCCCTTCGGGATGATCCCTCTGTGAAGAAGGAACAGCTTCTGGTTCCTGCGGTCGGACTCGATGTCGGTGATCTGGTTGAGGATGTACCCGCCGGCGAGCACGGCCGTCAGGGTCGTCAGGGCGAGGGCCAGCAGGGGCTGTGGGACGAGTCCGTCGAACGGACGCGGTGCCAGCGCGAGCCGGGCGCCGCGGGCGACGAAGACCCATGCCGGCACGAGGGCCGTCGGCCGGAGGAGGAAGATGTAATCGACGAGCCGGGCCCGTCGGCTCCCGGGAGCCTCGTCCTTCCGGGAGGACGGACCGTCACCGTTCGGCTGCTCTCCGCGGGCTGTGCTTCCGGACGGCGCGCTACTCGTCCTCCGTGCGTCCTCCACCGGTGTGTCCAAATCCTCCGTCTCCGCGATCGGTCTGCGGAAGCTCGGCGACCTCGTTCCAGTGCGCGCGATGGACCCGACCGACGACGAGCTGAGCGATCCGGTCGCCCCGCTCTACACGGAACGGCTCGTCGCCCAGGTTGGCCAGGATGACGCCGACCTCGCCGCGGTAGTCGGCGTCGACCGTTCCCGGCGCGTTGAGGACGGTCACTCC includes the following:
- a CDS encoding Trk family potassium uptake protein, whose amino-acid sequence is MTRERFLQWLSRAMFLVAALAVVSLVLEYGFYLGTSQERLLHAIDLAIVVAFLADAVIRFVLAREKVSFIVSRWPGLAIAVLLVSQFLVVAHFQGQGLLPAFLEARSVFSLAKGYIIVLQLYLVAMIIVQTVRANRKVASYRLHPARTVFLSFLIIILVGTMLLLTPRATGENRIELIDAVFSATSAVCVTGLIVVDTGSFFTQFGQGVMLTLIQIGGLGLITLTAFFAIVLRRGLGVRESLVLRGMLSFESVGRIGKTLRVMIGVTFLVEGTGALLLFVATREDFATIADAIHHSVFHAVSAFCNAGFSLYSTSFERYAGHLGINAVMTTLIIVGGIGFPVIMNLLGRRVLYSGTARIGPRYSIHSKLVLLTTAALLVAGTACFYLLERNGVLADMTTGRRIMASFFGSVTARTAGFNTTPTASLALPTLFMLAVLMFIGGSPGGTAGGVKTSTMGLVIASIGSIFTGRSRVELFRRHVPDPVVREALVVVAMGILVVSGGTFFLLVIEDLTLSQVLFEVVSAFGTVGLSTGITPTLSPAAKIVLMLIMLTGRIGPLTLALAIGQRRRGAAYDYPRERVVIG
- a CDS encoding dUTP diphosphatase, with the protein product MKNEPITIEVKRQPHADGLPLPSYMTSSASGMDVRAAVDEPVTIEPGRVTLVPTGLAVAVPDGFEIQVRPRSGLALRRGVTVLNAPGTVDADYRGEVGVILANLGDEPFRVERGDRIAQLVVGRVHRAHWNEVAELPQTDRGDGGFGHTGGGRTEDE